CCTCAATCCAGAGGTGCCATGGAGGAAGGGGGCTGAGTAGGGGAAAGGCAGGGGGCATCTGTatggaaagagggagaagggaacCTACAGTGGGGGCCCCTGGGGTCAGCAGGGGAGCCAGCAGCTGTCTGATTTAAACCCCTTGAAGGGGCACGTGTAATCACAATAGCCCCAGTTCTGCTGGGACTGGAGGTGCTGGGGAAGGGTGGGCCAGGATCTCAGGTTCCCTAGCCCCTCAGGGACAAAGGCTCAGATGGGAACAAGCCTAGGCAGCCAGGCTGGAGCTCTGGGCTCCTGGTCTGGCCTGTGTTCCCTCCTCAGGGTCTGGGGCTGGTGATGCCAaaccctgcccctccctgccaggATCCCCATCTCATCTCTCCTCTCCCTGCGGACCACCCACTGATCTCACCGACCCCATCCTGGCTTCCAGCCCCTTCCACTGACCAGCTGAGACCTTCTCTGCTCTCCAGTCCTACCCTTAGGCCCTTGGGAAAACAGAATCTCCCCAGCCCTCTAGTTATTAGAGTCACAACCCCCTGGGATTAGGGTCAGGCCCTCCTCATGCCTCCTGCCCATCTCGAGGTCCCTCTCAAAGTCCCCGGGGTGAACCATTTCCTCCAGAAGTTGGTTAAGAGGAGGTggctggtgggagggggctgTTGTAGATGAGAGGAAGGACAGCCCCTCCCCTTGGCACCTCATCAGGGCCTTCCTGCTGCAGGTCTTGTCCGTGTCACCGCAGCCTCGAGCTCCGGGGGCAGATCCAggcccagggaagcctgggggtCTCTGCGTGGCTGGAGATGAGGCTCGTCCAGGGACAAGGGTGATGACCATGTATCCAGACAGATTGAGCTCCAATTGGAGGACAGGACCCCCATACCAGGGGCACAGTGGGGGCTACAAGAAGAGGGGATTGTGGACCAGACTGAGGGATAAAGAGGGGGGAGATGTCGGGGGGGGGGCTCAGGGTCCTGTCCATGGGCTTGCTGCCATGCACACTCGAGggagaagtggggagaaggtCAGCTGGGATCAGACAGGGTGGGCCTGGGAAGGTGACCGGAGCAGGGCTGGGGTGAAGGGCAGAGTCTGGGGATGTTGGGAGAAGGAGCCAACTGTTGGGGAAGGAGCTGGGGGTTGTGTGGGTGGAAGGACTGACTATGGGGGTTGTCTGAAGGGCACTCCTGACTGTGGCCTGGCTCCCTGAGGCCAGGCTGCGTCCCCCGCCCCactgcccaccctcccccacatCCAACCTTCCAAGTTCAGGGTGGTGGGAGGACTGGGAGGATGGAGCCACCCCATGCTCCGCCCATGATCATGCTCCCTGCTGCCCtccccacatacacacattctAGCCAGGCTCTGTTTCCTGTTTTCAGGCTCCATATCATGAGCAACGGGATCCCCCAGGACACTCTCTGGGCTCCTCAGGCCCCGGGCCCCAAGGGCCCTGTCGCCCTGCCCCAGCTCACCTGAGTTTCTGAGGCCCCAGGATGCCATAGAGGCCTGGTGAGTTACCTGGGGACTGAGGATGGACGGGAGGGACACAAAAAAGACTACAGGTGGAGATTTGCCCCGAGGGAGCTGTGATGGGGCCACTAACCAGAGTCATGGGCAGGCCTTGCTGGTCTGCAAgacaggagtggggtggggggtgggggtgggtagaaATTTgcggtgggtgggagggagcctggggaggagaggtgggccAGCCCAGCTGCTGAGAGGGTGGGGAGCAGGCTGGAGGGTTTACTGGTGGGGCAGAACGCAGCAGTGGGGTGCAGTTAGGTTAGGGAGCATCCCTCTGAGCGCTGCCCTGATGGGAGCTGAGAGCTGCCCTCGGGGACCCTGGGAGTGTGTGGGTGGAggacctggggtggggcctggaggcAGACATTCCAGAGATACTCAGGGGGGTAAGGGGCCAGCTACCACGACCTTTCTCTCGGAAAATTATAAGCAGATGTGGGCGTCTCAGGGAGGCGTAGAGGAGGGAGCCGGGGCAAGTTAACAGAGAATCTGAAACTGGCGGGGCGAGGGGGGGTGCGGGCGGCGGGTGCTCAAGGGCCTCTGCTGCTCCTGAGCTCAGGAGCGAGAACAGACTCCTCTGAGGTCCTTACCTACTTCCCACCCACTGAGCGAGGCCAGGGgtggaggagatggggaggagcCCATTTCCAGATGGCTGGTGGGTGGTCACAGGGAGGTTGTGGCTTCTCCTTAAGTCTGAGGCCAGGCTGGGGACTCCCTGGGTGATAGCACCTAGAGTTGGGTGCAGAGGTATGCTGGCAAGGCTTTAGTAACTGGCTTCGgtggggggatgggtgggggggtggcccTGATTTGTGgtgtttgctgatttccatggtgcCGATTTCCACCCCCGTGCTTCATTTCAAGCTACCACTGTGACAGCACTGAACAAGGAGTTGGGAAGAGAAGTCATGATTGGCTCTCAGAAGTCAGTATGGGCCGTGCCAGAGCACCAGTGGTGAGGAGGGGCCTCCTTCAAGGTCACCTGGACCTAGCCCTACTCCCACCCCATAAAGCAGGAAGCCCCTAACAGTATCAGGGTTGTTTTGGCCTCTGCCTGCCTACATCCAGTGATGGGGAGCTCACCACCTGAGGTCTCTGATTCCATTACAGAACTGCTTTGACCGTTGGAAAGCTCTTCCTCTAACTGAGCCCAAGTTGGCTTCCCTTATAACTTCCCTTCATCAGCTCCAATTTCACACCTTGGTATAATATCAAAGTGCCCTGGGTAGGGGCTGTGCTGGGGATTGGGAATTCAGGCACAGGTCCCTGCCTCTAGAGGTCATGGTCAGGGAACAGGCACTAGAACAGTGGTGTGTGGGTGACTGGTGCTGGGGGTCCCAGAAAGGATGGGAGGGGGCGGTCTGCCAGTGTGGATCAGGAAGCAGGGCAGGGACAGAGGAATGACACTTGGGCTAGACCTTGAAAGGTGAGTGCTTAAAGTGAAGAATGGGGGGGAGGACGTCCAGACAGAGGAAACCGTGTGAGAAAGTCTCAGAGGCATGGCAGTGCCCCACCCGGTCAGGAATAAGACCTGGAGCCTGGGAAGCATGGGCCAGAGGACCAGAGCCTCATCTCTTCTGCCACCCCTGCTTGGTCTCTGCAGAGACTTGGTCCTCCAGGTTTGTGGCTGCAGTGCCCCTCACCTGCTCCACACCTGGCCCTGTCACAGGCCTCAGCAATGTCACCACCTCTGCGGGCCCTCTTTCTCCTggccctgggcctggggctggCTGGAACCCTCAACCCCAAGGACCCCAACACCTGCAGCTTCTGGGAAAGGTGAGAGAGGGCCCCTGCTGTGCCTTGAGGGCTGCAAGGCCCCAGGTCCCCACTCTCCCCACTAGGGCTCCCCTTCCcagttccttccctttctccagcCCTCACCTTCCTCCTATTTTTGCTCCCCTAGATGGGATGCCTCTGACTCCATCCCCATCTTGATCTGCCTCAGTCTCCATCTCATCTGTGACCCTGTCCTTTCTTTATCCCCACCCTTTGTCCCTGTGCGAGGCTAGCTGCAGGACAGAGCACAGGGTAGGAGCCATTCACTGTGGGGCAAGCAGAGGGGCTGGCCCAGGGAGAGCCAAGGGGACAGCGTTGGACAACAAGGCCCAGGGCAAGATTTGGCCAGAAGTGCTTCAACCCATCTCCATCAGCTGGGCCCAGAAGTCAGTTCTAGCTCAATTTCCCCATATAGGGAGAAGGAGGCAGCGGGGAATGGAAGGCTGGAATGGAATATTCCCAGGAATATTCCAACTCTGGGAGGATCCCTCCAGATTGAAGCGGGACAGATGGGGGGGGTCCATCCTAGGCTCGAGGGAACAAGCCTAAATATTCCCCACTGTGGCCAAGCCCTCGCACCCCCACTCCACTCTGCCAGCTcaggcctctccctgccctgggccccgACTCCGTTGCCTGTCTTGCAGCTTCACCACCACAACCAAGGAGTCGCACTCCCGCCCCTTCAGCCTGCTCCCCTCGGAGCCCTGTGACCGGCCCTGGGAGACCCCGCACACCTGCCCCCGGCCCACGTGAGTGCGTGTCCCCCTCCATCGGCAGATGGGTGCCAGAGGAGCTGCCTCGGCCCAGGCCTTGCCCCTCTGTACCCCCATTCTTTTCTCAGAACCTTTAGAGTTCAGAGGAAGCATCTGGCCTCCGGGCACTCAAGGCATGTTGTGTGTGGGGTATGTGTGTTTGGGGTGTGCAGGTGTGGTgtattgtgtgcatgtgtgtggccGGATGGGAGGCAAGGAGGGAATGTTCTATGCTATCCCAGCTCAGAGTGTTGGGCAGTGCCCCAGGCCTCCCCCAGTGCCGCACTGTGGAAGGTTGGAAGCCGAGGCCTTGGCAGGGAGGACTGAGGGCCACCTCTGGGTCTCCCCCAGGGTTGTCTACCGGACCGTGTACCGCCAGGTGGTGAAGACAGAGCACCGAATGCGCTTGCAGTGCTGCCGGGGCTTCTATGAGAGCAGTGGAGTCTGTGTCCGTGAGTCCTGGGTGGGGCCGTGGAATGAGTGGAGCCTAGGCCACCTAGTCCTTCCCTGCCCTCACCAGTGTGGGGCTACTCCTCTGCCCTCCACTGGCCCTGTTGTCTCTAGGGACAAAGCTGCCACTTCATACCTCTGTCTCTAGCTGTCCCTAcgtctctcccaccctctctctccaTGTCCCTCAGCAGTCTCTGGCTCTGCATCTCTGTCTCTGGGCTGCCTGTGTCTCTCTGTCACCGTGTCTCAGGACTCCGTGTCTggctctctctctgactcttccTGTCCCTGTCTCTCTGTTGCTATCTGTCTCGACCTGTCGCCATCCAGTCTCTCCTGTCCCCTGCCCGCAGCACCCTGAAACCCCCAGAGCAGAGCCcgctctgtctgtctctccccttctctcagcCTTGGACCATCACCAGCCCCTACAGAGACCCCTGCCCAGcctgagcccccagcccagcccctacCCTCTCTCTGGACAGCATCCATGTCTGGTCCCTACGTGAGGAAACCCGCCTGCCCATTTCCCAACAAGGTGCTTCCAGAATTTCACAGAAAGGAGCTCGGGAGTCCAGAATCCTGAGGTCTTGACAAGCTCTGACCTGAGTTGCTTTATTCTCAGTCTTTTTGCATCTTAGAGGCAGAACTGCTGCTTGGTGAACTCCAGGTCCCTGGTGTGGGAGGAAGCTGGGGTTAGGCTTCAGAGAATAAAAGGTGGGTACGGCAGGGGTGGAAGCATCTtctcacacacaccccaccccaactCTGCCCCAGCGCTTTGTGCTCAGGAGTGTGTTCATGGCCGCTGCATGGCACCCAATCAGTGCCAATGTGTGCAAGACTGGCGGGGCGACGACTGCTCCAGTGGTGAGTGGCTGGTGGTGACGGCAGGGCATGACCCCTTGTGCCTCCAGGGATGCAGAACCCTTGGGCACACCCTCCCTACCAGGGCACAGGTGCTTAGGGCCCCAGGGCGATCACCCAGCAGAATCCCACTGCAGCCAGCAGCCTTTTCTGGAGGTGTGGTACAGGGGGAGGGGCCAAAGCCGGGCATGGGGGCATGTGTGGGGGCCAGGACACAGAGACGGGGACTaactggaggctggggagggggcaagaCCTCTGGTGACCCCCTTCTGCCCTCCCATCCCACAGCTTGTGCTCCAGGAGTTTGGGGGCCACAGTGTGACAAGCCCTGCAACTGCGGCAACAGCAGCTCCTGTGACCCCAAGAGTGGGGCATGTTCCTGTCCCTCTGGGCTGCAGCCTCCACACTGCTTTTGGCCCTGCTCCCCTGGCAGCTATGGCCCTGCCTGTCAGTTCAGCTGCCAGTGCCATGGGGCACCTTGTGACCCCCAGACCGGAGCCTGCCTCTGCCCCCCAGAGAGAACTGGGCCCAGGTGTGTAACAGGAGGAACACACACTTACGGGATCGCAGACACAGGATGCACGGGCATACGTGGGGACACAAGGGGACTTGGCATCCCAAACGTGGGGATGGAGTCAAGAGGCCCAGATCCTGGTCCCAGCTTTGCTGCTCGCTGGTTGAGCAGCCTTGAGCAAATCATTGACTCTTTGCGTGTTTGTTTccggtctgtaaaatgggagcagtattgtccacctagaagggttgttgtgaagatatCATGAACTAGCGTGTGAGCGAAAGCACGTCCCAAATTGGGGCTGAGATAGGGACGCAGAGAACCCTACTGcaaggcagggggcagggagagttGGGGAGTCACAGGAGGGAGAATGTGCATCTAGCTGGATATCAAAGATCCAGCTTCATGGAGGAGCTCTGGAGTTGAGCCCTCAGGATAGAAAACCATGGCAGGCAGACGTGTTGCCCTCAGAGGGACTAGCGTGAGCAAAGGCAGGGATGGGGCAGAGGGTGCGTGGAGAGCAGACACGCCGCCATGGCTCTTCATTCTGCCCCTCCTGATGGGGCTGGGTATTTCCAGTCCTGGAAACGTttggtttttgtggggtttttttgcggtacgcggggctctcactgctgtggcctctcccgttgtggagcacaggctccggacgcgcaggctcagcggccacggctcacgggcccagccgctccgcggcacgtgggatcttcccggaccggggcacgaacccgcgtcccctgcatcggcaggcggactctcaaccactgcgccaccagggaagccctaaacgttTGTTTTTTGATCCCTGCAGTACCCAACAGGGAAGCGGGGTGAGACTTGAAGGGTGGGTGTGACTCACTGAGCCCTGGAGTCGGGCCTTCCTCCTGGGGAGGGCCTGTTTGTGGTTGACCAGCTCTTGGAGGCAAAGGGGGAAGCAGGTACTGCTTGTTGACATACTGACCTCACCCCCTCTGCCCAACAGCTGCGAGGTGTCCTGTTCACAGGACAATGTTGGCTTCTCCTGCCCCAGCACCCCTCCCTGCCAAAACGGGGGTGTCTTCCAGGCCTCTCGGGGCTCCTGCAGCTGCCCACCTGGCTGGATGGTATGAAGGGTGGGGTCTGTGGGTGTGAATTCTGTGGGTGGTTCTCTTCAGGGCTCCCAGGAGGATGTGAGTGAGGCGGGTAGGCTGTGTGGGCCCTGGAGAGGTTTGAGGGTTTGGGGTGTAGGTGTATTGACGGGTCCTGTGGCCacggggagggggctgggctcCTGGGGCTCTGTCGACCTCTCACCCCCACAGGGCACCATCTGTTCCCTGCCCTGCCCCGAGGGCTCCTATGGACCCAACTGCTCCCAGGAATGTCGCTGTCACAACGGAGGCCTCTGCGACCGGTTCACTGGGCAGTGTCGCTGCGCTCCGGGATACACAGGGGAACGGTGAGTGGTGTCggcctggggtgggagtggcCTGAGGTGGGCCGGGGGTGGCGGCGGGCGGCGTGGCCAGGCTCACTCCCGCGAGGCGCCCAGGTGCCGTGAGGAGTGCCCCGTGGGCCGCTTCGGGCAGGACTGTGCTGAGACTTGCGACTGCGCCACGGGCGCCCGCTGCTTCCCGGCCAACGGCGCGTGTCTGTGCGAACACGGCTTCACTGGGGACCGCTGCGCCGAACGTCTCTGCCCCGACGGCCTCTATGGCCTCAGCTGCCAGATGCCCTGCACCTGCGACCCGGAACACAGTCTCAAGTAGGCCGTGGGCACTGTGGTCAAGGGGTCTGGAGGCCAATGGGAGAGGCCTTGGGTGCTGAAGCCACCGGAGTCACTGAAAGGACCTAGGGCGTGGCAGATGTCAcagaagggaaaggggaggggcctCGGGGACGGGGAGAGACCGCTCTCGGAACAGCACCAAGCCTCCCCGATGTCCCCCTCAATTCGGCGATGCTCGGCTCCCACCACGCGGAGGGGGCGGGGAAGTCGATCTGCGGACCCGGTCTCAGACCGCGTCGCGTCCCCGCCTCCGCCCGCAGCTGCCACCCGATGAGCGGGGAGTGCTCTTGCCTGCCGGGCTGGGCGGGCCTCCACTGCAACGAGAGCTGCCCGCAGGACACGCACGGGCCCGGCTGCCAGGAGCACTGCCTCTGCCTGCACGGCGGCGTCTGCCAGCCCGACAGCGGCCTCTGCCGGTGCGCGCCCGGCTACACGGTGAGGCGCGCCCCGCCGCGAGGGAGGTGCCGGAGAGGCCCGGGAGCCCGCCCACTCCTCTCACTGATGCTCCCGCCCGCTCTCAGGGCCCGCATTGCGCTAGCCTGTGTCCCCCTGACACCTATGGAGTCAACTGCTCCGCACGCTGCTCCTGCGAAAATGCCATCGCCTGCTCGCCCATCGACGGCGCCTGCGTCTGCAAGGAAGGTAATGGGTTGGGGTCTCCCGGAAGGGGATTTGGGGGCGGGGCCATGCGAAGAAGGGAGAGTCCAAGGATAGGGGCAGGCCAAGGCTAAGGGAGAGGCTGCAGGGTTAAGGGTGGAGGCACTGGTCAGCAGCTGGACTGCTGGGAAAGTAGCCAGGCTACTTCCTTCCTGGAATATCCGCTTTGCTTTTTTTCAACCACAAAAATCCCAATTGTCCTTAAAGTCCCAGACCAGAGGTACCTCTTTGCAGAACATTCCTCATCCTCAGAGGTACAGAATCACAGACTGGCAGGTCCAGCAAGGGTCTCGGAGATCTACCATGGGTGGCACGTTGGCAACCTTTAGGCTAGATTCGGACACAGAAATGTTTTGTTTGACTAGCTCTCTATCATATTTAACAAAAGTCCAGTCTCCAGTCCCCACTCCTCCCTATTGTCTTACACGTGGTCTGGAGAACTCATTTAGTTACCTGTTGGGGCCTCTGTAAGCATTTGGGTTTGCTGCCACTCCCCTTCATTTTTCAGAAGAGGCAACCAAGACCCAGAAGGTGGTGGTGGTCTTTCAGCCTTCTGTCCAACATCCAACAGTTTCTATGCTTGTTTCCTATGTGGCCATGGGcatgcccacccccagccccagctcatagcacagagcctggcagagCCAATGCCCAGTGTGTGCTTGCTCAGGAGGGGAGCCAGGTCCCCGTGCCTACTTGCAAGTCCCCTCTTCCAGGTTGGCAGCATGGTAACTGCTCCGTGCCCTGCCCACCTGGTACCTGGGGCTTCGGTTGCAATGCTAGCTGCCAGTGTGCCCACGAGGCAGCCTGCAGCCCCCAAACT
This genomic stretch from Kogia breviceps isolate mKogBre1 chromosome 1, mKogBre1 haplotype 1, whole genome shotgun sequence harbors:
- the PEAR1 gene encoding platelet endothelial aggregation receptor 1 isoform X17 codes for the protein MSPPLRALFLLALGLGLAGTLNPKDPNTCSFWESFTTTTKESHSRPFSLLPSEPCDRPWETPHTCPRPTVVYRTVYRQVVKTEHRMRLQCCRGFYESSGVCVPLCAQECVHGRCMAPNQCQCVQDWRGDDCSSACAPGVWGPQCDKPCNCGNSSSCDPKSGACSCPSGLQPPHCFWPCSPGSYGPACQFSCQCHGAPCDPQTGACLCPPERTGPSCEVSCSQDNVGFSCPSTPPCQNGGVFQASRGSCSCPPGWMGTICSLPCPEGSYGPNCSQECRCHNGGLCDRFTGQCRCAPGYTGERCREECPVGRFGQDCAETCDCATGARCFPANGACLCEHGFTGDRCAERLCPDGLYGLSCQMPCTCDPEHSLNCHPMSGECSCLPGWAGLHCNESCPQDTHGPGCQEHCLCLHGGVCQPDSGLCRCAPGYTGPHCASLCPPDTYGVNCSARCSCENAIACSPIDGACVCKEGWQHGNCSVPCPPGTWGFGCNASCQCAHEAACSPQTGACTCTPGWHGTHCQLPCLKGHFGEGCASRCDCDHSDGCDPVHGHCQCQAGWTGTRCQLPCPEGFWGANCSNICTCKNGGTCIPENGNCVCAPGFRGPSCQRSCQPGRYGKRCVPCKCANHSSCHPSNGTCYCMAGWTGPDCSQPCPLGHWGANCAQLCQCRHGGTCHPQHGSCFCPPGRTGHLCLEGCSPGVFGDNCSQPCQCGPGERCHPETGACVCPPGHSGAPCRIGSQEPFTMMPTSPVAYNSLGAVIGIAVLGSLVVALVALFIGYRHWQKGKEHQHLAVAYSSGRLDGSEYVMPGSSRLDRSYSCSYSNRNGLGPFYSKGPISEEGLRASVASLSSENPYATIRDLPSLLGSPRESSYMEMKGPPSGSPPRQPPQLRDSQRWRRHCQPERDSGTYEQPSPLTHDRDSVGSQPPLPPGLPPGHYDSPKNSHIPGHYDLPPVRHPPSPPLRRQDR
- the PEAR1 gene encoding platelet endothelial aggregation receptor 1 isoform X15, which produces MSPPLRALFLLALGLGLAGTLNPKDPNTCSFWESCRTEHRVGAIHCGASRGAGPGRAKGTALDNKAQGKIWPEVLQPISISWAQNFTTTTKESHSRPFSLLPSEPCDRPWETPHTCPRPTVVYRTVYRQVVKTEHRMRLQCCRGFYESSGVCVPLCAQECVHGRCMAPNQCQCVQDWRGDDCSSACAPGVWGPQCDKPCNCGNSSSCDPKSGACSCPSGLQPPHCFWPCSPGSYGPACQFSCQCHGAPCDPQTGACLCPPERTGPSCEVSCSQDNVGFSCPSTPPCQNGGVFQASRGSCSCPPGWMGTICSLPCPEGSYGPNCSQECRCHNGGLCDRFTGQCRCAPGYTGERCREECPVGRFGQDCAETCDCATGARCFPANGACLCEHGFTGDRCAERLCPDGLYGLSCQMPCTCDPEHSLNCHPMSGECSCLPGWAGLHCNESCPQDTHGPGCQEHCLCLHGGVCQPDSGLCRCAPGYTGPHCASLCPPDTYGVNCSARCSCENAIACSPIDGACVCKEGWQHGNCSVPCPPGTWGFGCNASCQCAHEAACSPQTGACTCTPGWHGTHCQLPCLKGHFGEGCASRCDCDHSDGCDPVHGHCQCQAGWTGTRCQLPCPEGFWGANCSNICTCKNGGTCIPENGNCVCAPGFRGPSCQRSCPLGHWGANCAQLCQCRHGGTCHPQHGSCFCPPGRTGHLCLEGCSPGVFGDNCSQPCQCGPGERCHPETGACVCPPGHSGAPCRIGSQEPFTMMPTSPVAYNSLGAVIGIAVLGSLVVALVALFIGYRHWQKGKEHQHLAVAYSSGRLDGSEYVMPGSSRLDRSYSCSYSNRNGLGPFYSKGPISEEGLRASVASLSSENPYATIRDLPSLLGSPRESSYMEMKGPPSGSPPRQPPQLRDSQRWRRHCQPERDSGTYEQPSPLTHDRDSVGSQPPLPPGLPPGHYDSPKNSHIPGHYDLPPVRHPPSPPLRRQDR
- the PEAR1 gene encoding platelet endothelial aggregation receptor 1 isoform X3, which gives rise to MSPPLRALFLLALGLGLAGTLNPKDPNTCSFWESCRTEHRVGAIHCGASRGAGPGRAKGTALDNKAQGKIWPEVLQPISISWAQNFTTTTKESHSRPFSLLPSEPCDRPWETPHTCPRPTVVYRTVYRQVVKTEHRMRLQCCRGFYESSGVCVPLCAQECVHGRCMAPNQCQCVQDWRGDDCSSACAPGVWGPQCDKPCNCGNSSSCDPKSGACSCPSGLQPPHCFWPCSPGSYGPACQFSCQCHGAPCDPQTGACLCPPERTGPSCEVSCSQDNVGFSCPSTPPCQNGGVFQASRGSCSCPPGWMGTICSLPCPEGSYGPNCSQECRCHNGGLCDRFTGQCRCAPGYTGERCREECPVGRFGQDCAETCDCATGARCFPANGACLCEHGFTGDRCAERLCPDGLYGLSCQMPCTCDPEHSLNCHPMSGECSCLPGWAGLHCNESCPQDTHGPGCQEHCLCLHGGVCQPDSGLCRCAPGYTGPHCASLCPPDTYGVNCSARCSCENAIACSPIDGACVCKEGWQHGNCSVPCPPGTWGFGCNASCQCAHEAACSPQTGACTCTPGWHGTHCQLPCLKGHFGEGCASRCDCDHSDGCDPVHGHCQCQAGWTGTRCQLPCPEGFWGANCSNICTCKNGGTCIPENGNCVCAPGFRGPSCQRSCQPGRYGKRCVPCKCANHSSCHPSNGTCYCMAGWTGPDCSQPCPLGHWGANCAQLCQCRHGGTCHPQHGSCFCPPGRTGHLCLEGCSPGVFGDNCSQPCQCGPGERCHPETGACVCPPGHSGAPCRIGSQEPFTMMPTSPVAYNSLGAVIGIAVLGSLVVALVALFIGYRHWQKGKEHQHLAVAYSSGRLDGSEYVMPDVPPSYSHYYSNPSYHTLSQCSPNPPPPNKVPGSQLFASLQAPERPGGAHGHDNHATLPADWKHRREPPPGPLDRGSSRLDRSYSCSYSNRNGLGPFYSKGPISEEGLRASVASLSSENPYATIRDLPSLLGSPRESSYMEMKGPPSGSPPRQPPQLRDSQRWRRHCQPERDSGTYEQPSPLTHDRDSVGSQPPLPPGLPPGHYDSPKNSHIPGHYDLPPVRHPPSPPLRRQDR
- the PEAR1 gene encoding platelet endothelial aggregation receptor 1 isoform X5, producing MGRARAPVRLGPPGLWLQCPSPAPHLALSQASAMSPPLRALFLLALGLGLAGTLNPKDPNTCSFWESFTTTTKESHSRPFSLLPSEPCDRPWETPHTCPRPTVVYRTVYRQVVKTEHRMRLQCCRGFYESSGVCVPLCAQECVHGRCMAPNQCQCVQDWRGDDCSSACAPGVWGPQCDKPCNCGNSSSCDPKSGACSCPSGLQPPHCFWPCSPGSYGPACQFSCQCHGAPCDPQTGACLCPPERTGPSCEVSCSQDNVGFSCPSTPPCQNGGVFQASRGSCSCPPGWMGTICSLPCPEGSYGPNCSQECRCHNGGLCDRFTGQCRCAPGYTGERCREECPVGRFGQDCAETCDCATGARCFPANGACLCEHGFTGDRCAERLCPDGLYGLSCQMPCTCDPEHSLNCHPMSGECSCLPGWAGLHCNESCPQDTHGPGCQEHCLCLHGGVCQPDSGLCRCAPGYTGPHCASLCPPDTYGVNCSARCSCENAIACSPIDGACVCKEGWQHGNCSVPCPPGTWGFGCNASCQCAHEAACSPQTGACTCTPGWHGTHCQLPCLKGHFGEGCASRCDCDHSDGCDPVHGHCQCQAGWTGTRCQLPCPEGFWGANCSNICTCKNGGTCIPENGNCVCAPGFRGPSCQRSCQPGRYGKRCVPCKCANHSSCHPSNGTCYCMAGWTGPDCSQPCPLGHWGANCAQLCQCRHGGTCHPQHGSCFCPPGRTGHLCLEGCSPGVFGDNCSQPCQCGPGERCHPETGACVCPPGHSGAPCRIGSQEPFTMMPTSPVAYNSLGAVIGIAVLGSLVVALVALFIGYRHWQKGKEHQHLAVAYSSGRLDGSEYVMPDVPPSYSHYYSNPSYHTLSQCSPNPPPPNKVPGSQLFASLQAPERPGGAHGHDNHATLPADWKHRREPPPGPLDRGSSRLDRSYSCSYSNRNGLGPFYSKGPISEEGLRASVASLSSENPYATIRDLPSLLGSPRESSYMEMKGPPSGSPPRQPPQLRDSQRWRRHCQPERDSGTYEQPSPLTHDRDSVGSQPPLPPGLPPGHYDSPKNSHIPGHYDLPPVRHPPSPPLRRQDR
- the PEAR1 gene encoding platelet endothelial aggregation receptor 1 isoform X14, with the protein product MGRARAPVRLGPPGLWLQCPSPAPHLALSQASAMSPPLRALFLLALGLGLAGTLNPKDPNTCSFWESFTTTTKESHSRPFSLLPSEPCDRPWETPHTCPRPTVVYRTVYRQVVKTEHRMRLQCCRGFYESSGVCVPLCAQECVHGRCMAPNQCQCVQDWRGDDCSSACAPGVWGPQCDKPCNCGNSSSCDPKSGACSCPSGLQPPHCFWPCSPGSYGPACQFSCQCHGAPCDPQTGACLCPPERTGPSCEVSCSQDNVGFSCPSTPPCQNGGVFQASRGSCSCPPGWMGTICSLPCPEGSYGPNCSQECRCHNGGLCDRFTGQCRCAPGYTGERCREECPVGRFGQDCAETCDCATGARCFPANGACLCEHGFTGDRCAERLCPDGLYGLSCQMPCTCDPEHSLNCHPMSGECSCLPGWAGLHCNESCPQDTHGPGCQEHCLCLHGGVCQPDSGLCRCAPGYTGPHCASLCPPDTYGVNCSARCSCENAIACSPIDGACVCKEGWQHGNCSVPCPPGTWGFGCNASCQCAHEAACSPQTGACTCTPGWHGTHCQLPCLKGHFGEGCASRCDCDHSDGCDPVHGHCQCQAGWTGTRCQLPCPEGFWGANCSNICTCKNGGTCIPENGNCVCAPGFRGPSCQRSCQPGRYGKRCVPCKCANHSSCHPSNGTCYCMAGWTGPDCSQPCPLGHWGANCAQLCQCRHGGTCHPQHGSCFCPPGRTGHLCLEGCSPGVFGDNCSQPCQCGPGERCHPETGACVCPPGHSGAPCRIGSQEPFTMMPTSPVAYNSLGAVIGIAVLGSLVVALVALFIGYRHWQKGKEHQHLAVAYSSGRLDGSEYVMPGSSRLDRSYSCSYSNRNGLGPFYSKGPISEEGLRASVASLSSENPYATIRDLPSLLGSPRESSYMEMKGPPSGSPPRQPPQLRDSQRWRRHCQPERDSGTYEQPSPLTHDRDSVGSQPPLPPGLPPGHYDSPKNSHIPGHYDLPPVRHPPSPPLRRQDR